In bacterium, the DNA window ACCAAGACGTGGGACAAGTTCGTGCGGGAAGCCGGGTTGCAACCGATGGAAGCGCCGCTGTTCGACATGGTGTTCTGGCTCGCGCTGGATCCGCGCCGCGGGGTGATGCCGGTCGTCGCGGTGGACGAACTGTCCGAGGTCATCACGGTGTGCAAGCGAGGCGGTGGAAGCCTGGGGCGGGTATGGCGCGGTTGCAGCGTAGAGCTGAAGCAGGACGATGGGCAGCAAGCCTAAGCGGTGCTGGGGCAACGAGGGCAAGGTGCACCACTGCGCCGGGTGCCGATCCGCGCGCCCGCTGTGCCGGTGGATGCGCGCGCTCGTTGCCAAGTACGCCGCCTGTCATTGTGGGGCCTATCATTTCCCCCACCGCTACGGAAGTGGCTTGTGCGGGAAGGCGGGACATGAGAGGCTGAACGAAGTCGTGTGGGGGAGAGGGGAAGGGAGCGGTGGGGAAGCCGGGGCACAAGGACTGGAGGACGCGGCGCTGGCGTGACGGACATGGCACGTGCATCGAGCCGGGGTGCAGCAGCGAGCGGTTCCCGGGGCTCACGCACTGCTACGAGCACGCGAGCAAGGACGCGCTCGCGCTGCTGGTGGAGGACGCGGTGCGCCACGGGTTCAAGCCGGGGCTGCTGCGGGTGCGTCCGTGATCGCGCTGGCGCTGGGGATGGCCGTGCTGATGGTGCTAGCCTACGTGACGAAGGACTGGTGGTTCTGACGCGGGTTGTGGCTGCGCCCGCCCGCGTGCTACGTTGTGCATCCTCAGTGTGCGACTGCTGGAACAGGAGGATGCCCGATACCATGGCACGCAAGCCCATAGTGAAAGCTCAACCGATCAAGCCCCCGGCCCCCACAATGCGCGGCGAGACGCGCGACTGCGCGCTGTCCAAGGTCAAGCCCAACACCTGGAACCCCAACCACATGAACGCCTTTATGCTCAAGAGCTTTGAGCAGGAGCTGCGCGACACCGGGTGGCTCCGCTCCATGCTCATCCTGGTGTGGGGCAAGGACGAGAAGGGCGTCGAGCGCAACATCATCATCGACGGCGAGCACCGCCACAAGGTCGGGCGCAAGGTGGGGTACAAGACGGTGCCGATGACGTTCATCGACGGCATCACGGAGGCCGAGGCTAAGCGGCTCACGCTCAAGATTCGCAAGCAAGGCGAGTACGACGTGGAGGACTTGTCCAAGCTGCTGCAAGAGCCCGACGTGCGCGCCGGGATGGATCTCAACGCATACGCGCTCGCTATCGGTATCGAGGATGTGGAGCTTGGGAGATTGCTCGAACTGCCCGATGTGGGGCCGAGCGGCACACAGCCCGGCACCGTCAAGCGTGCGCCCAAAGTAACGCTGGAGTTCAGCACGGTAGAAAACCGGGACGCTTTCAAGACCTACCTCGCCAAGCTATCCGATGGGGCCAACCTCTCAGCGGGCGACCTTCTGTGCAACAAGCTGCGTTTGCAAGGGACGTGAAGCATGGCAAAGCAGAAGAAACCCAAGCTGCCAAACAGCGAGGAGTGCTTTGTCGATTTTGATTCGCTGAAGCCTCACCCGCGTAATTACAAGACGCACCCTGCTGACCAGATCGAGCATCTTCGGTCGAGCCTCCGGCAGTACGGGTTCTATCGTAGAGTAGTGGTAGCGTGCGACAACACTATTCTGTGCGGGCACGGGCTCGTCGAAGCCGCCAAGGGGCTTGGCTTCAAACAGGTGCCTGCTATCCGCTACTCATTCGGACCGGACGATCCACGGGCGCTGAAGCTGCTAGCGCTGGACAACGAAGTCGGGCGGTTCAGCCTTCAGGACGATAGGGCGCTGTCGGATCTTTTGAGGGACATATCAACAGATATCGACATAGGTGGGTTGTCGGGTACAGGCTACGACGAGAAAATGCTGGCAGCTCTCGTGATGGTGACTCGACCAGCGAGCGAGATTGCCACACTGGACAGAGCGGCCGAGTGGGCAGGCATGCCAGACTTTGACCCAGGCGATGGAACATTCATTCTGACCATCCAATGTCTGAATGAAGAATCGAGAACGGAAGCGATCAAGCTGCTTGGAATTGGAAAGGAAAAGATATCAAAGCAGCGAGGAGGCCGCATCCTTTCGACGTGGTATCCGCCCCGCGAGAAAGACGATCTTATATCGCTGGAGTGGAAGGAGAAAGAGGATGCCTAAGCTCCTCCCTAGCTACCCGGTGTTCATCCCATCAAAGGGTCGTGCAGCTAAGGTACTTACAGCGCGTATGTTCGACAAGATTGGGGTTCCGTTTCAGCTCGTTGTCGAGCCGAACGAAGCTCCAGCTTACGAGAACAAATGGGGAAAGGAGCGCGTGCTGTTGCTGCCCGAAAACAATCGCGGGCTCGTCTATTCACGCAACTGGATCAAAGCTCACTCCACTCAGCTAGGGCATGCACGTCATTGGCAATTTGACGACGACATCGAATACATCAGCCGCCTGCACCACTCAAGGCGGCTGCGTTGTGATGCAAACGTAGCCATCGTAGTGGCAGAAGACTTCAGTGACAGATATGAGAATGTGGCGCTGACGAGTTTCAATTCCGAGTTCTTCGTACCCACTTCTGGAATTATGGCATTGCGGTGGAAGCCTTTTATCCTCAATGCGCGTTGCTACACAGTGTTCCTCGTAAACAATTCGCTTCCGAACACTTGGCGCAACAGGTACAACGAGGATACTGATATGTCCCTCCAGGTGTTGGCAGATGGGTGGTGCACGCTTCTGCTCAATGCTTTCCTGATCAATACTCCGACCACAATGACAGCGCCCGGTGGTCAGATGGTATCGGCTGCTGGTTCGTACCAAGGCGACGGCAGGCTTCACATGGCGCGGGAGCTGGAGCGGTGTTGGCCTGGAGTTGTTACAACACATAGGAAATTCGGCAGACCGCAGCACAAGATCAAGAACAACTGGATGAAGTTCGACACACAGCTCAAGCGCAAAGTCGGATACGTCCCACCAGACAGACCGGACGGATATGGTCTGAAGTTGCATGCGCACTCTCCTCCCAAGAGTGAGTTCTTGCAGCAGATACTCGAAAAGGAATCAGGGCGATGACAGACAATGCTGCGGTAGTCGTTCCGTGGGTATCAGAAAAACAGGTCGAGCTATTCTTGGATGCCTGGAATCTCGACGGAACCAAGCCGGATTGGTTGGTGCTCCAACACGACTCTCAGCGCGAGGGATGTGCAGCAACAAAAAACAAGGCGATAGTCGAAGCCGTTAAACGCGGATACGACGTAGTGGTATCTCTCGACGACGATTGCTATCCGCATGGCGAGGTCAGAACTCTACCCGAGCTGATGGCTGCGCATGTGGAAGCGCTGAAGCCCAAGCGTGTGGAATTGTTCGAGGTAGTGACCGAGCCTGCTTCAAGGGGAACACCGTACGGTGTGCGCTCGCTTGAGATGCCAGTAGCAGCGAGCATGGGGTTCTGGACTGGCGTTGGGGATTACTGCGGGGTTCGGCAGCTAGCAACTGGTGCGCCTCCCATGGACTTCAGACGCAAAACAGTGTTCGCCAATTATTTTCCGCTATGTGGGATGAACCTTGCGTTCCGGCCTAGAGAGTGGTTGCCGTGGTGCAGGTTCATTGATGCGCCTCGCTACGACGACATCTGGATGGGTTGGCTGTGGCAGCGCGAAGCGTATCGAAGGCGTTACTGCTTCAACCTTGCTGGGCCATTGGTTCGCCATGTTAGGCAAAGCAATCCGTGGCGCAACCTCGCAGTGGAAGCCGTTCACTTGGAAGCAAGCGAAACTCTATGGGCGCGCATTGCTGCACACGAATCAGACAACTACGAATCACTGTTTGCGCTACTTCCTCAAAGCGTAGGGGGGAGTGACCGATGAAAGTGTTGGTTACAGGCTCAGAGGGGCTTATCGGTAGCGCGCTGTGCTCGCTATTGGAAAGCTGCGGACACCAAGCAGTGCGACTTGATACACGGTTGGCTGAAGGAGCTGTGTTTCGAGGAGACGTAAGAGACCGCACGCTGGTGCGCAATGCTGTGAGCGGTTGTTCTGGTGTTGTACATCTTGCGGCGGTATCTAGAGTGATCTGGGGAGAGCAAAATCCGGCGCTGTGTCGTTCGGTCAATGAAGGCGGCACTGAAACGGTGCTAGACGAAGCTGTAAGTCGCGCTGGTGCGTGGATGATGTATGCCAGCAGCCGTGAAGTGTATGGCGAATGCCTCCCTGGACTTACGCCAGAAGATGCACCGCGCTTACCCATCAACGTCTATGGTGTGACCAAGGTAACAGGTGAATTGAAGATGGCGGTTGCTCGGTCAAAAGGTGGTCGCACATCGGTTGTTCGCTTTTCCAATGTGTACGGCACTACGAGCGACCATGCCGATCGGGTAACGCCAGCATTCACTCGGGCAGCGGCAGAGGGGCGGGAGCTTCGGCTTGACGGACCTGACCATGTGTTCGACTTCACATACGTGCATGACGTGGTGAAAGGTGTGTTGCTTGCCGTGGAAGCATTGGAAGCTGGAGAGAGTGAGCTTCCAGACATCCACTTCGTTACAGGTCACGGTACTGATATGCGAACTGTGGCAGAACTCGCAGTAGCTTCTGGTGCTCCGGGAGCACGGATTGTCGAAGGCGTTCCACGCAATTACGACGTGGCGCACTTCGTAGGTGACCCGGCGAGAGCGATGGCTGTTCTCGGTTGGAAAGCTGAGCGCTTGGTGGA includes these proteins:
- a CDS encoding NAD-dependent epimerase/dehydratase family protein, with the protein product MKVLVTGSEGLIGSALCSLLESCGHQAVRLDTRLAEGAVFRGDVRDRTLVRNAVSGCSGVVHLAAVSRVIWGEQNPALCRSVNEGGTETVLDEAVSRAGAWMMYASSREVYGECLPGLTPEDAPRLPINVYGVTKVTGELKMAVARSKGGRTSVVRFSNVYGTTSDHADRVTPAFTRAAAEGRELRLDGPDHVFDFTYVHDVVKGVLLAVEALEAGESELPDIHFVTGHGTDMRTVAELAVASGAPGARIVEGVPRNYDVAHFVGDPARAMAVLGWKAERLVDWGVPKLVSAFKAIANPA